The following is a genomic window from Psychrobacter immobilis.
TTGATGCATAACGACTGGAATATGTGGCCATTCTTCGATAGCAGCAATAATCAGATGACGCAAAAATGCAGAGCCTGCATAACTGCGTGCGCCAGCACTAGCCTGTACGATAACAGGAGAGTCACAGGCGTCGGCTGCCATCATGATTGCACGCATCTGCTCTAAATTATTGACATTGTAAGCAGGGACACCGTAGTTATTTTCGGCGGCATGATCTAGAAGTTGACGTAACGATATTAAAGCCATAAGACGCTCTCTGATTAAATTTTGAATATGATATTAAGAAATCATTCTTAAAAATACGATGTTGCAACAATTGCCCTAAAACCCTAGCCTGATAATAGTCAGACCAGCAAAAAACTGGTATTTTTTGATCGTAATTATTACGCCGTGATTATAGCAAAAATTGCTAGCGCTTCGTAGCGGTTAACCGACTATTTCTTTCTTTGCTTGATTCATAAAACAGCATGATAGCGAGTTTTATAAAACAATTTGATAAGTTCCATATGATACGCAGCTAATTGAAAAAACGGATAAACCTTGTGCACCATATTTTTGACTGACTAAGGCCTGCCCTCAATTCAATCAATGGATATTTAAATGGGCTAAAAATGAGGACACGCCCTAACCTCTAGATTGTGATTTTAAATACAAAAAAGCCTTGGCTATCACCAAAGCTTTTTAAATATTTTGAGGGCTTATATAGTAATCAATATCTGCAACCAACATCTTAATAAGCTATTCATCAATCGACAAATTAGTAGATCCATGGCTTAGGTTCAGTTGCTTATGTATTGATAATTAGTACTGTTGTTCTGCTTCTACTGCGTTTTCACTGGCTTTATTCTCAACAGCAGATGCGCCATCGGCAACCACTTCAGCAGTTTTGGCAACGGCTTCATTTGCGCCTACCACAACTGCTTCACCAGTGTTTTTTAGTGCATCTGTAGCAGCAACACCGGCAGTTTCAGCGCCTTCGGCAACTTCAGTACCAGCATCTTTTGCAGCAACTTCAGCTTCAGCAGCAGCGGCTTCTGTTTCAGCAGCGGCAGTATCAGCGTTAGCAGCAACATCATCACCAGCAGATTCAACAGCAGCTTCGGCGTTCTCTTCTGTTTGTTGGCTACATGCAGTGATTGCAAAAGTACCAGCAAGTACGCTAGCAAGTAATAAATGGCGTTTTAACATAATAAATCCCTCATAAATAAAGCATGTCAAATACATGATTTGCGCTATTTTATAGAGTGCAAATTAGACATGCAATCATAATTTTCAGTATAGAAACAAATAATTACTACTTAATAATAATGAGTGGCCACTGACTCTTATTTCTCTTAAAACAATAACATAAGAATAGTAGCCAAAATATTATTGATACAGCGTACATGAGATGGTGAGGCTAAATTGTACGGCTAATGTTACTCATCTGCTAAATATCGTTAAAGCGTTACGCATCAATCTGTAGAGCAGCAACCGCAGGCAACACCTTGCCTTCTACAAACTCTAAAAATGCGCCACCACCTGTTGACATGTAGCTAACGCCATCTTCCACTTGATATTTATCAATTGCAGCAAGCGTATCACCACCACCAGCGATCGAAAACCCTTCGCTGTTTTTAACGGCATTTGCTATGATTTGTGTGCCCTGACCAAAAGCATCGACTTCAAAAACACCGACCGGACCATTCCATAAAATGGTTTTTGCGTTGATAATAGCATCCGCTAATTGCTTAGCACTTTCTGGAGCGATATCCAATATCATGTCATTTTCGCCAATCGCATCGACAGATTTGATGGTCGCAGTGGCTTGTTGTAATGAGCCTGTGAAGTCAGCAAAATCAATCTCATTTTTATCAGCAACGACAACATATTCAGGTAATAAAATCTCAGTCTTAGTCATAATGTCACGAGCTGTCTTAACCAAGTCCGCTTCATAAAGTGATGCACCAACGCTATGACCTTGCGCGGCTAGGAAGGTATTCGCAATACCGCCACCAACGATAATCTGCGAGCATAATTCAGACAAACTGTGCAGCACTTCTAGCTTTGTCGATACTTTTGAACCACCAACGATTGCTAACATTGGCTGTGCTGGGGTTTCAAGTGCCAAGCTTAACGCATCAAGCTCAGCCGCCAATAAAGGTCCTGCACAAGCTGTTTTTCCTGCTCGATGCATAGCTTGGGTAACGCCTTCTGTTGAGGCCTGCGCACGATGTGCGGTGCCAAATGCATCCATCACGAATACATCGCATAAGTCAGCGTATTTCTGTGCTAAATCCGCATCGTTTTTCTTTTCGCCCTGATTAAAGCGCACGTTTTCTAATAGCACGACCTCGCCTGCTTTAATTGCCACGCCTTCAGTAAGGTAGTCATTGTTTAAGCTAACGGGCTTTGATAACTCTGTGGCTAATTTATCGCTTAAATACTCAGCAACTGGTGCTAGCGAATATATCGGCTCAGGACTGCCTTCAGTTGGACGACCTAAGTGTGAACAAACTATAACGGCCGCGCCTTTTTCTAACGCCATCTTAATCGTAGGCAAACTGGCTTGCAGGCGTGCATCACTGGCGACTTTACCGTTTTTAATAGGCACATTGAGATCTTCACGAATCAACACCACTTTATCCGTTAAGCTCAGCTCACTCATACGCAAAAAATTCATTACCTGCTCCTATGCATCATCTCTTGTTAATCTATCGGTTGGCTTTTTACTCATTGCTGAAAATATTTATCAAATCGGCTGCTCTTGTCTGTGGCTGTATAAAAGCAACCAAGCAAGAATTTGAGGCGGTGTATTCTAGCAGTTTTCTAGCAAGTGCTCATAAAGAACGCACTATTAAATTTTACTCGGGCGTGTCCTTATTTTGAAAATGGGGATAAAAATAAGACAAATGGCTAAATTTTAATAAAAATCAGTAACATTTCGTGGTGGCACTTAGTAATAAGGCTGTTTAAGATACTATTAGCACTGATAATAAATAATATCCACAATAAAAATAACCCATTAGGAGAACCCAATGAGTATCGACCTTCAAGCTGCCAAACAAAACCTACTAACACTTAAAGAAGAATATGAGACTCGTATCGATAAAATCGAAGATCATATCCAAAACCCGCAAGACGACCTCAATGAGCATTGGGAAGACCAAGCCATCTCTTATCGTCAAAATGACATGCGTACAAATTTGATGGTTGAAGCCCGTCAAAGTTTGATCTATGTCGAAAATGCATTAAGCCGTATTGAAAACGGGACTTATGGTAAATGTGAAGTCTGCGGCGAGCAAATTGAAGAGCAACGCTTACAAGCACTGCCTTACGCTACCCTATGTATGGAACATGCTGAATAACGACTCATTTTACTCTAAGACAGCCATTCCAAATCAAAGTTCCAGTGATCAAGTAGGTGTTTTCCATTGAGAGAACGCCTGCTGCCACTGTTTACATCGCACAGCGATTTGATCCACGGGCAAATCCATAATATCCCCAACGACCGCCACGTAAGTAATGGGCAAACCTGCCAGCTCGGTGACATTTTCTGCCGTCAAGCCACCGATGACACATATCGCTATATTTTGCTGACAGCCATCTATGAGCTGCTGGCGCGAGATAATATTGGCGTTAGGTTTTGTATTTGAGGTAAAAATCGCACCCATAGCGGCATAGCTTACGCCCTCATTTTTTGCTGCTTCAACCAGTTCTATCTTGCCATGACAAGTGCGTCCGATCATTTGGTTGGCATGTAGTTCGTGCTTAGCATCGGCAACTTCGCCATCTTGTTGACCCAAATGC
Proteins encoded in this region:
- a CDS encoding phosphoglycerate kinase, producing MNFLRMSELSLTDKVVLIREDLNVPIKNGKVASDARLQASLPTIKMALEKGAAVIVCSHLGRPTEGSPEPIYSLAPVAEYLSDKLATELSKPVSLNNDYLTEGVAIKAGEVVLLENVRFNQGEKKNDADLAQKYADLCDVFVMDAFGTAHRAQASTEGVTQAMHRAGKTACAGPLLAAELDALSLALETPAQPMLAIVGGSKVSTKLEVLHSLSELCSQIIVGGGIANTFLAAQGHSVGASLYEADLVKTARDIMTKTEILLPEYVVVADKNEIDFADFTGSLQQATATIKSVDAIGENDMILDIAPESAKQLADAIINAKTILWNGPVGVFEVDAFGQGTQIIANAVKNSEGFSIAGGGDTLAAIDKYQVEDGVSYMSTGGGAFLEFVEGKVLPAVAALQIDA
- a CDS encoding TraR/DksA family transcriptional regulator, whose protein sequence is MSIDLQAAKQNLLTLKEEYETRIDKIEDHIQNPQDDLNEHWEDQAISYRQNDMRTNLMVEARQSLIYVENALSRIENGTYGKCEVCGEQIEEQRLQALPYATLCMEHAE
- a CDS encoding thiamine phosphate synthase, translating into MTQTPTVISAPKLYLLTNDDEFALLYRKLEAALATGFIALLQIRRKQILALPDGESRLYEEARQIVELAKAYNVPVVINDNIKLAAKLGVGVHLGQQDGEVADAKHELHANQMIGRTCHGKIELVEAAKNEGVSYAAMGAIFTSNTKPNANIISRQQLIDGCQQNIAICVIGGLTAENVTELAGLPITYVAVVGDIMDLPVDQIAVRCKQWQQAFSQWKTPT